One Glycine max cultivar Williams 82 chromosome 8, Glycine_max_v4.0, whole genome shotgun sequence genomic window, agaaatcacATAATTATATATCCATGATAAATGTCGCAATTGACTTGAGGCTCAAATAGGCTAGATTTAATTTCAATGATTATGAAGTAAGAAAATGTGTAAggtgataaattaataatgtatttatCATTGATACCAAGTGAATTAAGTTATTTgggtattttaatttaaatagtaaatacactcttattttattttattttattacatgtCTCTTACGAGGTGGAACCTGAAAATATATAGATTTAACGATGGAGAAAACTTTGGGACTGTTTAAAAGTAAGTTTAATTCTATTCTTTAATAAATACACAATAATTGATATTGATCAACGAAACTATAATaataaggagaagaagaaggaaaaaaaaaaaaaaagactactcctctttaataaaaaagtggGTGCGTTTGGTTTGGGGTGGTGGAAAGAAAGGCGCTAAAAGCAGAAAGCAGAGAATTGGTGAGTAAGATAGCCGCTACAGAAGAGAAACAAGAAGCAAATGGCTTCTTTCCATCTCAGAAGATTAGTAAGCAGCGTTCTTAACTCGCGGGTGCAAACAAATCCCCTTTTGACCTTCAGGTGCTTCTGTTCTCCTCCTGTTACACCTTTCACTTCCCATGCTAGTTACGACCCTAACTCCATCCACTTGTCCAACCAAGAAAGCAAAAGACGCTTGTTCAACAggttccacttctttctttccttttttattcgTCCAATTTTGATTCTTATTTGATGTGTTTTAACTAATGAATGATCCTTTTCCCAATTCCAATAGGCTATTATACAGAAGCAAGCAGCGAGGGTTCCTCGAACTCGATTTGGTTCTCGGAAAATGGGTAGAGGACAATATTCACTCCTTGGATGAATATCGCGTTCGAGCTCTCATTCTTCTCCTCGACTTGGTACCTTCTTTTCCTCTTTACTTATTACTAAATATTTCATCCCAATACCACTGAGTAACTGGACTTTTTGTCTTTAGTATTTGGATTTGGTTCTTGGACTGACACATTTCAGTTAAAACAACCTTAGTTATCATCCTCTCTTTCAAATTATGTGCTGTCTTGAGATTGATTCTTATAAACAAAGATGAATAGAAATGTTTAGCTTCGTTTCGTGTTCATTCCACTTTGATTGGAGCAGAATCATTATAGTTATTGTCTGTTATCTACCCGATTTCAGAGGATGACCATATAACTGGTAACTCCATGTCAAAACTCAGATATTCTTGTTTAGTTGGGATGAACTTCATATTTAGTATGACGGCAATGCTATCTAGAAATTCAAACTTTAAGACctttaataaataatactaatatattGGGTTTAGTTTCACGAATTTTGGAGGTAATCTGTTTATCCATTTAAAAGGGCCTAATATTAATATGTCTTTGCAACTAGAGCCTGGGTGTTTTagacgtgttttttttttttttttttcctgcttgTATGTGAAAATAGACTTCATTCAATTAATTTCATCTGTGCAAAGGTCCAGAATTTTTTTCAATGTACCAATGCTTTATTTAATTCTGGTTAGTTTCCTGGTAACAATTGATGTATCCCCTTTAAGAGGGCCTTTTTAGGTTTGGAATATTTTAAATGGAAAATGTAGCGTCTTTTAGTACAATGAGTAAAGGATGGAGTGATTTGCATCTTGCTAATTCATGAGATTAATCCAAAAGAAGTTGGAGAGAGTAAGTTTAATTTAGCACCTTTGGAACTTAACTACTTTGTACACTTTTGATGAGCGAAATAAATCTTGAGTCTGTAAATTGAGAACGTTAGTGGTAAATGTAGTTTGTTTGATGATTTTGCTCTGATACAAAATGGAAATGAGATAGCAACTAGTTTCATAAGTTTGAGAGACAGATCTGTTGATTCAAGTTTGTGTCACCTTAAATTCATATTTCTGTTGTACAGGAGAATCCAGATTTATGGAAGTGGATATCTGGACAAGAGCAACCCCCAGAATCAATCCACATAAACCCAGTGAGTCTCATTTCATTATTCAAGTTTGTGTCAccttaaattcatattttctgTGTTACAATTCTCATGCCATTCGTTTGTTGCATAGGTCTTTGCCGCAGTGCGAGAAGGAGTTATGAAGAATCTTGAGAGTCATTCTGCTCCTGAAACAAGAGCAACACCTGGCAAACCATGGGTAAGAGGCTGGGATGATATCAAGAAATTTCCGGGTGGTTCCATTACTGGGAATCAGTAGCTTTAGAAAAATCTTTTCATTAGTGACAATGAAAAAATATCTGGTCTACCATATTTTTCACAATAAATAAGGGCTGGGTAACTGCAACATAAAGGTTTGTATTAACCACTAGAGATCTGTAAAGGGGTGAAACCGTGAAACTAGAAGATTGTGATCGACTTTCTGTTAAACTTTTGTTCACCATTTGCACTGTATATCTATTTTGAGTGTTGTATGTTGTGGCTTGAAATGCTTGAGTctggatttttctttttctgttctaaCTGTATATCTCTCTTTAAAATGTGGTTGGTAGGAATGAAAATGCATCTTTGTTCATGATTTTTTGAACTCTTCAACGTTTTGCTTCCTTTATATGTTCATGTCACTATACTAGTACTTAGTTTGTTCTATTGAGAAGAAGCAAATAAGCTAgactaataaaaacaaataaaacaaggGTATCGTTGCTACAACAATGGTTTCATTTTGACGTCGTTGCTTGCGGATTGGATCAGATTTTTTAAGGAAACAATTCAAACTAAACAGAACTGTAAATTGTTTTAATCTTTagataggatttttttttacttaagaacCGATCCGAACCGTTTTGCAAATACCACTAATTCCAAGTTCCAAGTAGCTAAATATCTGGATGCAGTGAATTTGGATCCATCTCTTCACTATTGTATTTTTCTGTTCAAAATAAAACGTTATCTAAGATTCTTTAacgataaaaagaaaataattataggaattaaaacagaaaaaaaaaagttaaactaggaaaaaaatatttaaatcaaatcaaaatgatTGTATTCATTTCCATTGTGGGGTTTACCACCGAAGGAGTTGAAGGCAAGAACGGGAGGTGAGAATGCATATTTATTTAGCGAAGCAAAAATTGGACAGCTGACAGTGACAGTGGCAGCAAATTCCttatcttgttttcttttcctttcttccttTCCCTGTATCAGTAATGGTCTCTGCAACAGAAGCCattaatttgttgttgttattccTCTTTCTACAACAACATTCCTTATTATCAATGGCGGATGATTGAATTCCCGTTCCAGCTGATTGGCCGCAGCAGTTCCACTCGATTCTGTTCATAAACCGAAGCGGCGATCTCCAGAAAACGAACTTGTGCTCAAATACGACCTTGAATGGGACAACGCTACTTCCTTTTACTACACCCTCCTACCCTTCGACAACTTCCTCTGCAATGTTTGGGAGAAACGAGGACCCGTCAAGTGGATCTTCTCCTCCTCCGGTTAGTCAATTACTGATATTCAGAATTATTGTGTTGTTTACTtatgaatgataaaatataaatgtagcAGGGATGGTTGCTCATGTGATCTACACTGGCAGGCTCCTGTTTACTGTTTTGGGGACGCTGAGACACTGAACAAAACAAGCACCTCCCTCTTACATTCACAAGATGGTGCTTCTTCTCATGGGATGTTAATCGGACAGATACTTCATTCTGCATATGCTAAGTAATTCTCACAATGGACTGTGCACTTTAGTACATTTTATCATGCCAGTATCAATTTTAGATATCTAGTCACTACCTTTCCCTTATCAAAGTCAAACTACCTTCCTGAATGAAATGTTTCTTCTGTCCATTATGTTGAGTTATGGAATTTGATTACCTCCAAACTCGTGTTTTTATTTGCTCCCAGTTTCCCTTCTATTCATTTCTTTAAGATTTTTGTCTCAACCATGTCTTTGTTCCAGCTTCTTGGATCCATTTTAATCTATCTTTTTGTAAATTCGTTCCGTTTCCAACTTGTTTTCATATCTCTCGCAATCTTTGGTTCCAGAGACAATTTGGCCCTCATAGATGTGTAGACACTAGACATTGTAGTTTGGCCTTTCTTACATTCACGTTCATCTTTGAATGAAGGAGATGAATATCCTTGAATGGCTCTTGGGAATGTGGGCCAATTAGTATCTATGATAAAGTTAAGGTAGAGagatgaaaaaaagagaaaatagacACTTATTACTTTGGATAATGCTCAAAATgagcaaattaatttttacatgaaTAGATTGATCCTTATATAATTAATGCTAGTAGTTTGTTACATAATTGGTTAAGAGTAACTAACTAAACTAATCTATACCTCTACTATGTACTTGTATTTATGAATGAAGTCATACCAAATGCTTCTGAAAAGAAGAAATATCGCCTTAAGTTGCAAGGAAGTGGTGTGAAGAGAAGAATTTCAATATGAAGGAATGTGTGAAGGTCTCTTATGAGAGTCTTTAatccttttcttttgtaattttgaGTGGGATTATATTTGTAGAGTGATACATTACTTGAGAAGGATTTTTTaagttacttaaaaaaataccaaagcTACCATGTATAATTTTGTACCCATAGCTAGTCATGAATAACGTCTTACTCGTAAATTATtactatcttaattttttttttcaaatgtcaATATTTGGTTTCCAgttaaaataccaaaaaaagatATGGCCAATAAAGTGAtgggttttttactttttattcaagATGCTCGCACATCCTTGTATAGTTTTGAAAAGATTTTGAGACCGCAGTTCTCACTTCAGCTATCagctataatcaaataaagaagcTTCCATTGGCCACAAGCACCGGGAGGGTATGCATGACTTGTGACTAGGCAATTGCATTCCATCTGAAGAATTGTGTGCTTTGGAATGGAGAAGAAAATCTTGAAAACATTATCTTAGAAGATTCTGCTaccttttatttatgaaaatatatatatataaaatgtttcTTATCACGTAAGGTGGCaacaaagtaaataaatatattctccCGTCTAACTACATTGCATCCTTCACCCGTTAAGGTTGATAAACATGACCATTCTTCTCTCTCAAAATAATTGTACAATTTATTGTATGGTCATTCTGGATGCATTCAAcagaatgaacaaaaagaaaagggaaagaacGGGAACAAACTACACCCCACGTTAAAGGGCACTGGAATCGAACATTCATTCTGCCTAGTATTGGCTGTTCAGATAGAAATATAATCCTGCAAGCACTGCAATTCCCACGCCAATTGCAATAGGAAGTGCCTTCCTgtggaaaatttattttataatgttaatgCCAATATAATgctgataaatataataataataataataataataataataataataataataataataataataataataataatgcctTGGCAGGTATAGAAACAGAAAGATTTATGGCTCACCCAACTGCTTCATCTCTCTGTAATTCTGCTTTTCGTGCCTTTCTAACAGCTGTGTCATTGTCATTTTTAGTGATAGCCGGTGCATAGGGCCTAAATCTTCGTTTTGGAGCACCACAAACTGCAAAAACACATTTATTTATGGCAATGGTGATGCACTTTACTTACTTCTTTCAATTCTTTCGTTTCTACCAAGTTCTAACAAGAGCTGCCTAACCATTCACCATTCCAAAACCACATTTTTCTATCTTATCAGAACTGTGTTCGGGTgagtatttacaaaattaattttgaagtattGTGATTTACTATATTTGAATGTTTTATTCTGAAAGCAAGTTAACAATAAAAttcagtgtaattttttttttatccaacacAACAGTTAAGTTACTgcaagttaaaatcaattttagactCAAATATATGAACATTTATTTACCTAAACTCACGTTAGCTAGTACTATTTCAATTTACAAGAGGCTAACTCATTGGAGAACCAAGAGACCAACCTTGAGGCTTCAATTGAAAAGCAAGATTGCAATGCACATATCCATCCATACATGCTGTGTGTAGATATGGGCATATGGCCAATGTACCATCAATCTCTCTGAGATTAATTTATATACACTATCttataatattgaataaaaatttatattatcgtCATAACATAAAAAGGTCAATTTTTATAATACGTTTATGGTAGTctataaattaaactcttacttttttttttttaatttacaaaatcatGAATGAAGAATAAATATGAGCACATTTAGCGATAGGCAACTAACAAGAGGAAATTACCAGGGCAGAAGTAGTTATCAGGCAACTTCTCAAAGGGAGTCCTGTCTTTGTAAATATACCTGCAGCATAGCGTTAGCTTCAATGAATAACATTAGCAAAAGCATAAGTTAAttgaatttatgaaaaaataaaagaagggtAACCCGGTTACCCGCAATCTCGACAGATATAGGCCTGTTTGGAAGCAACACGCATGGAAATCCTGGGTGGAGCTGAAGTAAGATGGAGGTGATTGGGATGAAGATAGAAATTGAGGGAACCAGAGAAGAAAGATGACtttagagaaaaagaagaaggattCATCAAGGGTCGTCTCAGGCCAGCATTGCCATTGACGGTGTGAAGGCTAGGTGGTGCCTGCAATGccattttgtttatttcttttgttcgCTAAACACTCTCTGTGTTGAGTTGAGAGGAAGAAGATAAGAG contains:
- the LOC100527878 gene encoding Succinate dehydrogenase assembly factor 2, mitochondrial-like is translated as MASFHLRRLVSSVLNSRVQTNPLLTFRCFCSPPVTPFTSHASYDPNSIHLSNQESKRRLFNRLLYRSKQRGFLELDLVLGKWVEDNIHSLDEYRVRALILLLDLENPDLWKWISGQEQPPESIHINPVFAAVREGVMKNLESHSAPETRATPGKPWVRGWDDIKKFPGGSITGNQ
- the LOC100306219 gene encoding rubredoxin domain-containing protein encodes the protein MALQAPPSLHTVNGNAGLRRPLMNPSSFSLKSSFFSGSLNFYLHPNHLHLTSAPPRISMRVASKQAYICRDCGYIYKDRTPFEKLPDNYFCPVCGAPKRRFRPYAPAITKNDNDTAVRKARKAELQRDEAVGKALPIAIGVGIAVLAGLYFYLNSQY